The Candidatus Nanohalococcus occultus genome contains a region encoding:
- a CDS encoding cryptochrome/photolyase family protein, whose translation MTAIVWIRRSMRKHDNTALVQAAKEHDEVIPFYVVDENYFETADLGYPRVSFWHDSLKELKEILQRDGQDLVVRKGKPLEQLQKVIEETDADKVYYNRDYSPYARERDQKVENNLECEVESFKDLVMFEKREILTNSGDPYSVYSYYSKKWFKRDKRRPEKPEGFETPELESDEIPSLKELGFEKPEGTEVWEGGRENGLKRLENFKERIWDYDDRRDLASQDGTSKLSPHFKFGTVSIREAFWASERVKARNPNEDDSGIKTWQEELAWRDFYFQMIWNFPYTVDEPYLEKYGSIGWKSKEEAPERWEAWKEGKTGFPFVDAGMRQLKQTGWMHNRLRMVVTSFSSKDLWLDWRDVHEYFSKMFIDAEVSAMVGGIQWAYSIGTDAQPYFRVFNPISQGQSHDSDGEYIRRHVEELENVPEEYIHEPWKMPEQVQEEAGCIIGEDYPEPIVDHSEQREKAIKRFEEAKED comes from the coding sequence GTGACAGCTATAGTCTGGATCCGCAGATCAATGCGCAAACACGATAACACTGCGCTCGTACAGGCAGCCAAGGAACACGATGAAGTTATTCCGTTCTACGTGGTTGATGAAAACTACTTCGAGACAGCGGATCTCGGATATCCAAGGGTCAGCTTCTGGCACGATTCTCTCAAGGAACTCAAAGAAATTCTACAGAGGGACGGACAGGATCTGGTTGTACGGAAAGGCAAGCCGCTCGAACAGCTCCAGAAGGTAATCGAAGAAACCGATGCGGACAAAGTATACTACAACAGAGATTATTCGCCTTACGCACGGGAGAGAGATCAAAAGGTCGAAAATAACCTGGAGTGTGAAGTAGAAAGCTTCAAGGACCTTGTAATGTTCGAGAAAAGAGAGATACTAACAAACAGCGGCGATCCTTACAGCGTATACTCTTACTACAGTAAAAAATGGTTCAAAAGAGACAAACGCAGGCCGGAGAAACCAGAAGGCTTCGAGACTCCGGAGCTTGAATCCGATGAAATACCTTCGTTGAAAGAACTAGGCTTCGAGAAACCGGAGGGAACGGAAGTCTGGGAAGGAGGTCGTGAAAACGGCTTGAAACGCCTGGAAAACTTCAAGGAACGTATCTGGGACTATGACGATCGCAGAGATCTTGCCTCACAGGATGGAACCTCGAAGCTCTCACCACATTTCAAGTTCGGAACTGTCTCCATTAGAGAAGCTTTCTGGGCCTCCGAGAGAGTCAAAGCCAGGAATCCAAACGAAGACGATTCTGGGATAAAGACCTGGCAGGAGGAGCTGGCTTGGAGAGACTTTTACTTCCAGATGATCTGGAACTTCCCTTACACTGTCGATGAACCTTACCTGGAAAAGTATGGCTCGATCGGGTGGAAGTCCAAGGAAGAAGCTCCCGAACGCTGGGAGGCGTGGAAGGAAGGCAAAACCGGCTTTCCATTCGTCGATGCCGGGATGCGCCAGCTAAAACAGACAGGCTGGATGCACAACAGACTTCGTATGGTTGTAACCTCTTTTTCCAGCAAAGACCTCTGGCTTGACTGGAGAGACGTCCACGAGTACTTCTCGAAGATGTTTATCGACGCCGAGGTATCAGCTATGGTAGGAGGAATCCAGTGGGCGTACTCGATAGGAACGGACGCCCAGCCGTACTTCAGAGTATTCAACCCGATCTCTCAGGGCCAGAGCCACGACAGCGACGGCGAATACATCCGAAGACACGTCGAAGAACTGGAAAACGTGCCTGAAGAGTATATCCACGAGCCTTGGAAAATGCCTGAGCAAGTCCAAGAAGAGGCAGGCTGTATAATCGGCGAGGACTATCCGGAGCCTATCGTCGATCACAGCGAGCAGAGAGAAAAA
- a CDS encoding potassium channel family protein has protein sequence MYVVIAGINTLSKRLVSSLESNHDVVVIDEDKDRCERLYSSSAATVINKKPSTLTALEDAGIDRADVLIAARKDDNENMVVSSLAKKYGVPKVVSRVEDNEYYDAFQVIGAETIGHTDLLISEFVSAVEHPYLVKIANLSNDREILKASVERNSGIEDMTVEEVESEKRFPSRFQIVSVLQGENTLSGESNVQLEREDEIILIGPQEKKSELDEFFKRQ, from the coding sequence ATGTATGTAGTGATCGCAGGCATCAACACGCTGTCGAAAAGACTGGTATCATCTCTGGAATCGAATCACGACGTCGTAGTGATAGATGAGGACAAAGACCGGTGTGAACGGCTTTACTCGAGTTCCGCGGCAACAGTAATCAACAAAAAGCCTTCAACACTTACAGCCTTGGAGGATGCGGGCATAGACCGAGCAGATGTTCTTATTGCGGCACGTAAAGATGACAACGAGAACATGGTTGTCTCCTCGCTTGCTAAAAAATACGGGGTGCCGAAAGTAGTCTCTAGAGTAGAGGACAATGAATACTATGATGCTTTCCAGGTTATTGGAGCAGAAACAATCGGTCACACGGATCTTCTTATCAGCGAGTTCGTATCGGCAGTTGAACATCCTTACCTAGTCAAGATAGCGAATTTATCGAATGACAGGGAGATCTTGAAGGCATCCGTTGAACGTAACTCGGGTATAGAAGATATGACGGTTGAAGAAGTGGAATCGGAGAAAAGATTTCCTTCACGTTTCCAGATAGTCTCTGTTCTACAGGGAGAAAACACTTTGTCTGGAGAGTCGAACGTACAGCTCGAAAGAGAGGATGAAATTATTTTGATCGGCCCTCAGGAGAAAAAATCCGAGCTTGATGAGTTTTTCAAGCGACAGTAA
- a CDS encoding TrkH family potassium uptake protein, whose protein sequence is MRSKVMLRFVGSFLQVFGALVLLPLLVNIYYQGPEVAAIGFLTSAGTALIMGTALKLYSDAGSPSVSEAMLATVLGWFLATIIGAMPFIPYMTVIDAIFESSAGITTTGISMVAEPSKLPQSVLFWRSFMQWIGGLGILTFFIAVVRESGGASRRLFSAEAHKTDSGSIRPSLTKSVAALWKVYGFMTALIIGTFIAFRVSVFESLLHGFSTISTGGFSTEGASIAAYNSPGLEAFTVLFMFIGGVNFVLLHKFFRSEFSPLWKSSEFRLYTKIFLAVAAVMSLELWMKTSNIGHSVLDGAFQAAAVVSSTGYSTMSFMAFSSAIQLVIVAAMFVGGSLGSTAGGVKVFRLKTLFELLKTRLRAYNLPQTAINEVKIDGEILESSTVRTISVLFFSWIAVVFVSTLLTLVAEDVSLMAAMSGSVSAASNMGPLFLEGEQLRALTPFTKILWSVVMLAGRLEMLPMLAIFNSKLLKDSK, encoded by the coding sequence GTGAGAAGTAAGGTAATGCTCCGGTTCGTTGGAAGCTTCCTCCAGGTTTTCGGAGCCTTAGTTTTACTGCCACTTCTCGTAAACATATACTACCAAGGCCCAGAAGTCGCTGCTATAGGCTTTCTAACCTCTGCGGGAACCGCACTGATCATGGGGACTGCTTTGAAACTATATTCGGATGCGGGATCTCCATCAGTCAGCGAAGCCATGCTCGCAACTGTTCTAGGATGGTTCCTAGCGACTATAATTGGAGCGATGCCGTTCATACCTTACATGACGGTTATCGACGCTATATTCGAATCATCAGCCGGTATCACCACCACTGGGATTTCGATGGTTGCCGAACCTTCGAAGCTTCCGCAGTCTGTTCTTTTCTGGAGATCGTTCATGCAGTGGATCGGCGGTCTGGGAATACTCACGTTCTTCATCGCAGTGGTGAGAGAGTCTGGTGGCGCATCAAGGCGGCTTTTCTCTGCAGAAGCTCATAAAACTGATTCTGGGTCGATAAGGCCGTCGTTAACTAAGTCTGTGGCTGCACTTTGGAAAGTCTACGGTTTCATGACTGCCTTGATAATAGGTACCTTCATAGCATTCCGCGTATCGGTTTTCGAATCACTTCTACATGGATTTTCCACTATTTCAACCGGGGGTTTCTCAACGGAGGGTGCGAGTATCGCAGCCTATAACTCTCCCGGACTCGAGGCTTTTACAGTCCTGTTCATGTTTATAGGGGGCGTTAACTTCGTGCTTTTACACAAGTTTTTCCGTTCGGAGTTTTCTCCGCTCTGGAAGAGCAGTGAGTTCAGGCTTTACACCAAGATTTTTCTGGCGGTTGCAGCAGTAATGTCGCTAGAACTCTGGATGAAAACCTCTAATATAGGACATTCGGTTCTTGACGGAGCCTTTCAGGCCGCAGCTGTTGTTTCCTCCACGGGTTATTCGACCATGTCGTTTATGGCATTTTCTTCTGCCATACAGCTTGTTATTGTGGCGGCAATGTTTGTAGGAGGTTCTCTTGGTTCTACGGCAGGAGGAGTAAAGGTTTTCCGTTTAAAGACGTTGTTTGAGCTTTTGAAAACACGGCTTAGAGCATATAATCTTCCGCAGACCGCTATAAACGAGGTTAAAATCGACGGTGAGATTTTAGAGTCCTCGACGGTTCGTACGATTTCCGTGCTGTTTTTCTCGTGGATTGCGGTTGTGTTCGTATCGACTCTGCTTACATTGGTTGCTGAGGATGTATCTCTGATGGCGGCTATGTCTGGCAGTGTTTCAGCTGCCTCGAACATGGGTCCTCTTTTCCTTGAAGGCGAGCAGTTGAGAGCTTTGACGCCGTTTACAAAGATTCTCTGGTCTGTGGTGATGCTTGCCGGCCGTCTGGAGATGCTGCCGATGCTGGCAATCTTTAATAGCAAGCTGCTCAAAGACTCAAAATAA
- a CDS encoding 30S ribosomal protein S6e, with the protein MQITIGTNDGKTHQVELEDASQLVGKEIGETFEGGIVDLNGYKLEITGGSDKQGFPMRESIEGPARRRVLIEDGSGINEEEDGVRRRKSVRGKQVSEDIQQLNTTVAEEGSKSVEELLSDEEEEEE; encoded by the coding sequence ATGCAAATTACAATTGGAACTAACGACGGTAAGACACATCAGGTTGAACTAGAAGACGCTTCTCAGCTAGTAGGAAAGGAGATTGGAGAAACCTTCGAGGGCGGAATAGTTGATCTGAACGGCTACAAGCTGGAGATCACAGGCGGAAGCGACAAACAAGGCTTCCCTATGAGAGAGTCCATCGAAGGACCTGCCAGAAGAAGAGTACTAATCGAGGACGGATCCGGAATCAACGAGGAAGAAGACGGAGTCCGGAGAAGAAAATCCGTTCGAGGAAAACAGGTAAGCGAAGACATACAGCAGCTAAACACAACAGTAGCCGAAGAAGGAAGCAAATCCGTTGAAGAGCTTCTAAGCGACGAAGAAGAGGAAGAAGAGTAA
- a CDS encoding translation initiation factor IF-2 subunit gamma, producing the protein MTEGIPEANIGLVGHVDHGKTTLTQALSGKWTDEHSQELEKGITIRIGYADVTYYKDDNGTLNVSKDGEEVRTVSLVDAPGHETLMANVLSGAAIMDGAVLMVAADEDCPRPQTREHLAALDITGIENIVIAQNKIDLVDKEQVKENHEQIKEFVEGTVAEDAPIVPISAQHDINIDALLDAIDEEIPTPERDLEADPKMLLARSFDINKPGSNPTGLMGGVVGGSLIEGELEEGEEIEIRPGVKKSDRKWEPVTTEVESIMHGGNPVEKGTPGGLLAVETKLDPSTTKSDGLSGNVLGKKGELPETTSDIEMEVELMERVVGSEGEKEIENIKKNEPLMINAGTGKSAGIVTQAGKHVKVDLKVPICAEEGDRMAISRQIGSRWRLIGHATLTSKN; encoded by the coding sequence ATGACAGAAGGAATACCAGAAGCAAACATCGGCCTAGTAGGCCACGTTGACCACGGAAAGACAACACTAACTCAAGCACTTTCAGGCAAATGGACTGATGAACACTCTCAGGAGCTTGAGAAAGGAATCACAATCCGAATTGGATACGCAGACGTCACATACTACAAAGACGATAACGGAACTCTCAACGTAAGCAAGGACGGCGAAGAAGTACGCACAGTTTCACTGGTCGATGCTCCTGGCCACGAGACACTGATGGCAAACGTTTTATCCGGAGCAGCCATCATGGACGGAGCGGTTTTGATGGTTGCTGCTGATGAAGACTGTCCGAGACCTCAGACAAGAGAGCATCTCGCAGCCCTCGACATCACAGGTATCGAAAACATAGTAATCGCACAGAACAAGATCGACCTGGTTGACAAGGAACAGGTCAAGGAAAACCACGAGCAGATCAAGGAGTTCGTAGAAGGCACCGTTGCCGAGGACGCTCCTATTGTCCCTATCAGCGCACAGCACGACATCAACATCGATGCCTTGCTTGATGCGATCGATGAAGAAATTCCTACACCAGAAAGAGATCTCGAAGCAGATCCGAAGATGCTTCTGGCCCGTTCATTCGATATTAACAAGCCTGGTAGCAACCCTACCGGTTTGATGGGCGGAGTTGTCGGAGGATCGCTTATCGAAGGAGAGCTTGAGGAAGGAGAGGAAATCGAGATCCGACCCGGAGTCAAGAAATCCGATAGAAAGTGGGAGCCGGTTACCACAGAGGTTGAAAGCATAATGCATGGCGGAAACCCCGTTGAGAAGGGAACGCCCGGCGGACTGCTAGCAGTTGAGACCAAGCTTGATCCTTCGACCACCAAATCCGATGGACTTTCCGGAAACGTTCTAGGCAAGAAAGGAGAGTTACCTGAGACAACATCAGATATCGAGATGGAAGTCGAGCTGATGGAACGCGTGGTCGGGTCTGAAGGGGAAAAGGAGATCGAAAACATCAAGAAAAACGAACCACTGATGATCAACGCCGGAACCGGAAAGAGCGCAGGAATCGTCACACAGGCCGGTAAGCACGTCAAAGTAGATCTCAAGGTACCGATCTGTGCGGAGGAAGGCGACAGGATGGCAATCTCCCGGCAGATAGGCTCTCGATGGCGTCTAATAGGTCATGCGACCTTGACGTCCAAAAACTAG
- a CDS encoding mechanosensitive ion channel domain-containing protein, with product MADFLTAILGLELANDVFTRVLVSLIILVVGHLGVRLSKVLAKKLWIAPKEFSKKEVEDRLETVQYTGYILDAGVITAALLYLNKGLTSNLSSDLADSLPELMSVILIGVLGFIAINLSIKAGKEFFEAIGTTAYFKEIGMTENTLDIIAGAVKAFLYLILLQILLNQLSVGDTFIAELVTASSWAFALMLAALLFWGLKDLFTNTAAGLYLKNSRMVRPGEEVKLGDETGEIKKVSLFSTEVTTDKGYTLLKPNKAIMDSEIRFKRTKNDLETLEDIKSYFVSQSGEGSGPAVMEMALDVFGYQASQERLAKDAEDRESLMQAVENVTNNEVKTGYVEKEKITKLGDELKAWFNDGALVAITLDKEEVIPEGEGRYILGIGVEENEVLIIDPSRSSGGVYFIEQSNLIEAMTDDDGYTVVAPNGTTAYWRIKKDLLYSDKTYYDELSKTLEARLNKMIRQGRIMKQVMPSSVREYVDDWRSGKYASRVWKPTGGENETSEDE from the coding sequence ATGGCCGATTTTCTGACAGCTATTCTAGGTTTGGAGCTAGCTAACGACGTTTTCACAAGAGTACTAGTATCTCTAATAATACTGGTTGTAGGACACCTGGGTGTCAGACTATCCAAGGTCCTCGCAAAAAAACTATGGATCGCACCAAAGGAGTTCTCCAAGAAAGAAGTGGAGGACAGACTAGAGACCGTCCAGTACACAGGCTACATCCTCGATGCTGGAGTCATAACAGCCGCATTACTATACTTGAACAAAGGACTGACATCGAACCTTTCCTCAGATCTAGCGGATTCACTCCCGGAGCTGATGTCAGTTATACTGATAGGCGTTCTAGGATTCATAGCCATCAACCTATCCATTAAAGCAGGAAAGGAGTTTTTCGAAGCCATAGGAACAACAGCATACTTCAAAGAGATCGGGATGACCGAGAACACACTTGATATAATCGCAGGAGCAGTCAAAGCATTCCTGTACCTGATCCTACTACAGATACTACTTAACCAGTTAAGCGTCGGAGATACCTTCATAGCAGAGCTTGTAACCGCTTCCTCATGGGCTTTCGCCTTGATGCTCGCAGCATTGCTTTTCTGGGGGCTTAAAGACCTGTTCACTAATACAGCGGCAGGACTTTACCTCAAGAACTCGAGGATGGTCCGGCCCGGAGAAGAGGTCAAGCTCGGAGACGAGACCGGAGAGATCAAGAAAGTCTCACTTTTCTCCACGGAAGTCACAACTGACAAAGGCTATACATTGTTGAAACCTAACAAGGCGATCATGGACTCGGAGATCCGGTTCAAGAGAACTAAAAACGACTTGGAGACTCTTGAAGACATCAAGTCCTACTTCGTTTCCCAGAGCGGAGAAGGATCGGGTCCAGCCGTAATGGAGATGGCACTGGATGTATTCGGATACCAGGCAAGTCAGGAACGGCTGGCGAAGGACGCAGAAGACCGTGAAAGCCTAATGCAGGCAGTTGAGAACGTAACTAACAACGAGGTGAAAACAGGCTACGTGGAAAAGGAAAAGATCACCAAGCTCGGAGATGAGCTGAAAGCCTGGTTCAACGACGGTGCGCTCGTAGCAATCACATTGGACAAAGAAGAAGTTATTCCAGAAGGCGAAGGTCGTTACATACTCGGCATAGGAGTTGAGGAAAATGAAGTTCTTATAATCGATCCTTCAAGAAGTTCTGGAGGAGTCTACTTCATCGAGCAGTCAAATCTGATTGAAGCAATGACTGATGACGATGGATACACCGTTGTTGCTCCTAACGGAACCACTGCCTACTGGAGGATCAAAAAGGACTTGCTTTACAGCGATAAGACTTACTACGATGAGCTTTCCAAAACCTTGGAAGCGCGGCTGAACAAGATGATCCGTCAGGGACGTATCATGAAACAGGTGATGCCTTCATCAGTCCGTGAGTACGTCGATGACTGGAGAAGCGGCAAGTACGCATCCAGAGTCTGGAAGCCAACAGGGGGAGAAAATGAAACTTCTGAAGACGAGTAA
- a CDS encoding ATP-grasp domain-containing protein: MKMGIVYGEISTQHQLLMERADEIFETVLAVPVDSVEFVHGEETQVMYRGTDLTTFDAIYIRTGDQDQYFSEHLSEVLNEAGVITQAENDTYCYEANKFYSMKILAENHVNVPDSAYTLSPETALDAAERLGFPIILKTAQGAGGEGVMRVSSESELRPIMDAMRSFEQDIVLQEYIEHEGTDNRVIVIDDYVTAYARSSGSSDEWRSNISSGGERIHANLTDEMKETALTAARATGFDMCGCDIIQNDGEVYVLEVNGSFGINEEMNEIIGEDVILRMVERLHELAMEKQVQS, from the coding sequence ATGAAAATGGGTATTGTTTACGGAGAAATATCGACCCAACACCAGCTGCTGATGGAACGGGCCGATGAGATATTCGAGACCGTTCTAGCAGTGCCTGTAGACAGCGTAGAGTTCGTTCACGGAGAGGAAACCCAGGTAATGTACCGAGGAACTGATTTAACCACGTTTGATGCGATCTACATCCGTACCGGAGACCAAGACCAGTATTTCTCCGAGCATCTAAGCGAAGTTCTCAACGAGGCAGGGGTAATCACTCAGGCAGAAAACGATACCTACTGCTATGAGGCCAACAAGTTCTACTCGATGAAAATACTGGCTGAAAACCATGTTAACGTACCTGACAGCGCTTACACGCTTTCACCGGAGACTGCCTTGGATGCGGCCGAGCGTCTCGGCTTCCCGATCATTTTGAAGACCGCGCAGGGAGCTGGCGGAGAAGGAGTCATGCGAGTATCAAGCGAGTCAGAGCTACGTCCAATCATGGATGCGATGAGATCCTTCGAGCAAGACATTGTTCTCCAAGAATACATCGAACACGAGGGGACCGACAACCGAGTGATTGTAATAGACGACTATGTAACCGCTTATGCGCGTTCAAGCGGTAGCTCGGATGAATGGCGGTCGAACATTTCAAGCGGAGGAGAGCGGATTCATGCCAACCTGACCGATGAGATGAAGGAAACTGCTTTGACCGCGGCAAGAGCCACCGGATTCGATATGTGCGGCTGTGATATCATTCAGAACGACGGAGAAGTATACGTCCTAGAGGTTAACGGAAGCTTCGGAATCAACGAGGAGATGAATGAGATAATAGGAGAAGACGTCATTCTCCGGATGGTCGAGCGGCTTCACGAGCTTGCTATGGAAAAACAGGTTCAGAGCTGA